ATGGACATGTTCTCCATACTGCTCCAGGTCATGGACCACGCCACGCTGACGGACAACAACGGCCGCAAGTCCGATTTCCGCAACGTGATCCTGCTCATGACCTCCAATGCCGGCGCCCGCGAAATGAGCGGCAACGCTATCGGCTTCAAGGCCGGAGTCGAGGAGGACAGAGGGCTGCGCGGGTTGGCCGCCATCGAGAAGCTCTTCAGCCCGGAATTCCGCAACCGTCTCGACGCCATCATTCCGTTCCATTCCCTGACCCAGGACATCATGGAAAAGATCGTGGACAAGTTCATGGGCGAACTTGGTGTCCAGCTCGCGGCCAAGAACGTGACCCTTGATCTCTTGCCCGAGGCTCGCGCCTGGCTGGCCAGGAAGGGCTTTGATCCCGCTTTCGGGGCCAGACCGCTGGGCCGGCTCATCCAGACGGAAATCAAGGACAAGCTCGCCGACAAGATCCTGTTCGGGGATCTCGCCACCGGCGGGAGCGTGCGTATCGGGCTGACGGAGAGCGGGGAGCTGGATTTCACCTTCTCCACCAAGTGATCCCGACATGACCGTCTTTGCCCTGCCCGCCCAGCCCGCCTTCCCCGATCCGGCCCATGCCGACGAGGACGGCCTGCTGGCCGTGGGCGGGGATCTTGCGCCGCACAGGCTGCTCATGGCCTATGCCCAGGGCATTTTTCCCTGGTACAACGAGAACTCCCCCATCCTCTGGTGGAGCCCCGACCCCAGGCTTGTCCTGGAGCCCGCGCGCATCCATGTGCCCAAAAGGCTCGATCGCATCCTGCGCCAGGGACGCTTTCGCTTCACCCTGGACACGGCCTTCGAGCAGGTCATCACCGGCTGCGCAGAGACGCCCCGGTGCGGCGCGCACGGAACCTGGATCGTCCCGGAGATGCTGGCCGCCTACTGCCGTCTGCATGACCTTGGGTTCGCGCACAGCATCGAGGTCTGGTCCGGCGCGGCCCTGGTCGGCGGCCTCTACGGCGTGGCCATGGGCGGGGTCTTTTTCGGGGAATCCATGTTCTACCGCGAGCCGGACGCCTCCAAGGCAGGGCTCGTGACCCTGATGCGGGCCCTTACCGGCGCGGGGTTCGTCCTTTTCGATTGTCAGCAGACCACCGCGCACATGCTCCGCTTCGGCGGATTCGAGATGCCGCGCGACGAATTTCTTTTTCGCCTGGAGCGGGCCCTGAAGCTGCGGACTCCTTGCGGGCCCTGGCGCCTGCGTGACGGAGCCTTGATCGGCCGGGACCCTGAATAAATTTAACGGAGCCAAACAATGACTGAATTTGAACACGGAAACGAGGAAGACTGGGAAGGACGACCAAGCAAATCGCAACGCAAGCGGGACATGGTCGCCCTGCAGAAGCTTGGGGAGAGCCTCATCGAACTGGCCCCGGAACAGCTCGGGCGGCTTGATCTGCATGAGGATCTGGTCGAGGCCATCCGCTTTTTCCACACCCTCAAGGACAAGGAAGCCAAGCGGCGGCAGCAGCAGTTCATCGGCACGGTCATGCGCAAGATCGATCCCGTGCCGTTGCGCGAAGCCCTGGACGAACTGGACCAGCTTCGTTTTCAGCAGGCCGAGGCCTTTCATCAGATCGAGATCTGGCGCGACGCGCTGGTGGATGGAGACGGGGACGTAATGACGGAGCTGGTGGGGCGATTCGGCCTTGACCCACAGCAGCTGCGCCAGCTTGCAAAGCAGGCCGCGGCGGAGAAGGCCGCCGGAAAGCCGGCCAAGAACGGTCGCGCCCTGTTTCGGCTGCTGCGCCAGAGTTTCGAGCGCGAACAGGCTGAGGACTAGGGCTGGGTCATTCCCTGGTCCATGGGCTTGTGCTGGCTCAGATCGTAGAGTCCGTGCACGGCGAAGGGCAGGGGATACCGGGGCACGATTTCAAAACGGATGCGCCCGATGTCCTTGCCTTCGGGCATGAAACTCAAGGGCAGCAGACCCGCGGGCAGGGGGAATTCCAGGGAATTGACGCTGATGCGGGTCAGCCGGTCGGCGTACCTGATGGCGAGGTATTCGACGATCTGGTCCATTTCCTCCCGGGTGAAGGATTCGAGCAGGACCGCGCGACTGTCGCCTCGGCGTGCGGCCGGATCAGTGTCCGGATCTTCCTGCACGAGTTCGGACCAGTCATAGCCGGGTTCCTCCGGGGTCCAGTCGGGCCGAAAGAGGTGCACGAGGACGTCACGTCGGCCCTTGAAAGCCCGGATGCAGATGGTGGCGACATGTCCGCGCGGGCAGAGGTGCGCGTTTTTTGCTTCCTGTCGAACTGTCTCCATGAAACCTTCCTCCCTGGACGGATTGATTGCGTCACTGTTTTGGGAGACGTCTAGCACGCTTCGGGACGGGCTTCAATGCCGCGCGCGCCGTTCTGCTTGAAATGATTCCGCTTCTGTGGAATGTAATTGCGAGTTGGGCCTTTTGACCATCAGGGAGCATCGAGCATGTCCGCCTTTTTTCTTCGCGCCATTTTTTCCTGCCTGGTCCTTTGCGTTCCGGCCGCTTCGCTGTTCGCGGAAGAGTGGCGCGTGCTGGCGCCCGGACTTGAGCTGCGCGAGTTCCTGATTCCCGACCAGTTCGGGGACCTGGCGGGCCAGCAGAGTTCCATGGCGGTGCTGCGCATCGATTCCGGCAATTATGACGTGGCCCTGGGTTCGGCCCTGGGCACCGGACGCATGCGCAGCATGCAGGAGTGGGCCCGGCATTCGGGATTTGTCGCGGTCATCAACGCGGGCATGTTCCGGGCCGACGACCGGATGCGCAGCACGGGCTACATGCGCGACGCCAACGTGGTCATCAATTCCTTCATTCATCCGAACTACGGGGCGTTCCTGGCCTTCCATCCCCGCGACCCGGCCCTGCCCGCCCTGCGCTGGGTGGACCGCAAGAGCGACGCCGACTGGCAGGAAACGCTGGCCGATTACAACGGGATCATCCAGAACTACCGCCTGATCAGCCGCGAGCGGGAAAATCTCTGGGAACAGAGCGACCGCCGCCATTCCGGCGCCGCCATCGCCATGGACCGGGAGGGGCGGCTGCTCTTTGTCCATTGCCGCCCCCGGCTGTCCCTGCACGAGTTTGCCCAGGCCCTCATCGACCTGCCCCTGGATCTGATCGGGGCCATGTATGTCGAAGGCGGGGCCGATGCGGCCATGTATGTCGACGTGAACGGCTTCGTGGGGCGTTTCGTGGGCGAGTATCGATCCGATTTTTTTCAAGGCAGCAACAAGAATTTCTGGCCCGCGCCCAACGTGCTGGGCATCCGGCCCAAATAAGCCCCTCATGACGCCGGGCAGCGGCCCGACGTGCAGGTTATCCATGTCCCTTTTTCAGCTTGAATCCGAATATGTCCCGCGCGGCGACCAGCCGGCGGCCATCGACGCCCTCTGCTCGGGAATCCGGCAGGGCGTGCGCGACCAGGTGCTGCTCGGCGTGACCGGCTCGGGCAAGACCTTCACCATGGGCCACGTCATCGCGAGGCTTGACCGCCCGGCCCTGATCATGGCCCCCAACAAGACCCTGGCCGCGCAGCTCTACAACGAGTTCAAGGGCCTCTTCCCGCACAACGCCGTCGAATATTTTGTCAGTTATTACGACTACTACCAGCCCGAAGCCTACCTGCCGCATTCCGACACCTACATCGAGAAGGATTCGGCCATCAACGACGACATCGACAAGCTGCGCCACGCCGCCACCCACGCCCTGTTGACCCGCCGCGACGTGATCATCATCGCCTCCGTGTCATGCATCTACGGCCTGGGCTCACCCGAATACTACGCCAAGATGGTCATTCCGGTGGAGTGCGGGCAGCATGTGGCCATGGAGACGATCATCGGGCGGCTGGTGGACGTGCAGTACGAGCGCAACGACTACGACCTGCATCGCGGCACTTTTCGCGTGCGCGGGGACGTGCTGGAAATCATTCCGGCCTACAAGCACGAGCAGGCCCTGCGCATTGAGTTTTTCGGGGACGAGATCGACGGGATCTACGAGACCGACCCGCTCACGGGCGAGATCCTGTCGAGCATGTCGAAGACCGTCATCTACCCGGCCAGCCATTACGTTTCGGACCGCGACAATCTGGTCCGGGCCATGGTCGACATCCGCGAGGAGCTGCGGCAGCGCCTGGAGTATTTCCAGGGCAAGAACATGCTGGTCGAGGCGCAGCGCCTGGAGCAAAAGACCCAGCTCGACCTGGAGATGATCGAGGAGCTTGGCTACTGCAACGGCATCGAGAACTACTCCCTGCACCTGGACGGGCGCGCCACCGGGCAGCCACCGGCCACGCTCATCGATTATTTTCCGAAGGATTTTCTGCTCTTCATGGACGAGTCGCACATCTCCGTGTCCCAGGTCGGGGCCATGTTCAAGGGCGACCGCTCGCGCAAGCAGACCCTGGTCGACTACGGCTTCCGGCTACCCTCGGCCCTGGACAACCGGCCCCTCAACTTCGAGGAATTTCTGGAGCGCATCGGCACCACCGTCTTCGTCTCGGCCACGCCCGCCCCCTGGGAACTGGAGCGGGCCCAGGGCGTGGTGGTGGAGCAGATCATCAGACCCACGGGCCTCATCGACCCCGAGGTCGAGGTCGTGCCCACGAGCGGCCAGATGGACCACCTCATGGAGCAGTGCCTGGCGCGCATCGCCGCTGACGAGCGGGTCATGGTCACGACCCTGACCAAACGCATGGCCGAGGACCTGACCGAGTTTTTGCAGGCCCGGGGCGTGCGCGCTCGCTACCTGCACTCGGATATCGACACCCTGGAGCGGGTGGCCATCATCCAGGCCCTGCGCGCCGGTGAGTTCGATGTGCTGGTCGGCATCAACCTGCTGCGCGAAGGCCTTGATATACCGGAAGTCTCTCTGGTAGCCATGCTCGATGCCGACAAGGAGGGCTTTCTGCGCTCGACCCGGTCCCTGATCCAGACGTTCGGACGGGCCGCGCGCAACGTGAAGGGCAAGGTCCTGCTCTATGCCGACTCCGTCACCCGGTCCATGGCCGAGGCCATGGGCGAGACGCAGCGGCGCAGGGAGCGGCAGACCCTCTACAACGAGGAGCACGGCATCACCCCCCAGTCCATACGCAAGACCTCGGAGAACACTCTTTACGACCTGCACCGCGAGATCAAGGAGCAGGAACGGGCGGCAGAGCGAACGGCGGACTACGATCCCGGCCCCGAGAATGCGGCCAGGGAAGTGGCCCGCCTGAGTCGCGAAATGCGCAAGGCGGCGGAAATGCTTGAATTCGAGGAGGCTGCCCGATTGCGGGACCGGATCAAGACCCTGGAGAAGCGCCATGGTCTGGACGGTTCTAGGGCGACACGATCATGAACACATGCTCACTGCGGACATCATTTCTGCGCCGTTTCCTGCCGCGCTGTTCGGCGGGGATTCGCGGCTTCACGGGGTTGTACCAGATGGTCAAGTTCCGTTTCGGAACTTTTTTTCCGCTGGTTCTGGGCGCGGGCTTTCTGCTGACGGTCTTTGCCTACGGCCTGTTCATCTTTCTGGTGGTGGAGGGCTGGAGCCTGCTGGACAGCTTCTATCAGGTCGTCATGACCCTCTCCACCGTGGGCTTCATGGAGCTGCACCCGCTCTCGGACCGGGCGCGGCTCATGGTCTCTTTTCTGATTCTCATGGGCGTGGGCAGTTTTGCCTATCTGGTGGGTGCGTTCACACAGGTCGTGGTCGAAGGCCGATTGCAGGATTTATGGGGGAAACGAAAGGTGCAGAAAATCATCGATTCGCTGGCGGATCATTACATCATCTGTGGTTACGGGCGCATCGGCGCGGTGGTGGCGGAGGAGCTCCGGCGGGAAAATCTGCCCGTGGTCGTCATTGAAAAGGACCCGGAGCTGCTTTTCGAGCTGGAGCGGGACAATTATCTGTTTCTGGCCGGGGACGCGACCTCGGACGAGTTTCTCATCGCCGCCGGGGTGGAGCGCGCCAAGGGGCTCTTTGCCTGTGTCAGCCAGGATGCCGAGAACGTGTACATCACCCTGTCCTCGCGCCAGTTCAACTCCGAGCTGACCATCATCGCCCGCGCCGACCGGCCAGAATCCGTGGCCAAGCTGGAGCGGGCCGGGGCCAACCGCGTGCTGACTCCGCACCAGATCGGCGGCAAACGCATCGCCCAGGTCATGCTGCGTCCCACGGTCACCGATTTCATGGATCTGGCCACCCAAGGGCACAACCTGCAGATGGAAGAGATTCCTGTCCGGCCCGGCTCGGAACTGGTGGGCAAGAACCTGATCACCTCGGGCATCCGCCCCCGGTTCAACCTCATGATCATCGCCATCGAAAAGGCGGGCGGGAAGATGACCTTCAATCCGCATCCGGAAGTGACCATCGAGGCCGGAGACACGCTCATCGCCGTCGGCCCCCCCGAGAATTTTTCCGGATTGCAGACCGTGTGCCGAGGCACGCAGGGGGACGAGGCATGAGCCTGCCGCTGGAGCTTCCTTCCGAGGAGAGGCGGCTGGTCGAGCGACTGATCGAGTACAACGATGCCTACCGGCGGGGTGTGCCACAGGTCAACGACGCCCAGTACGACCTGCTGGTCGCCCGGTTGCGGGAGCTCGATCCTGAGCACCCCTTCCTGCATCGGGTCGAGCCCGAGACTTTTTCCGGCAAGCGTGAAATCCGTCACCCCGTGCCCATGCTCTCCACCGACAAGGCCTACACTCCGGAGGAACTGGAGCGTTTTGTGGCCCGCGTGGAAAAGGAAGCCGGGGAGATCGGGGTCAGCGAGGTGCGCTACCGGGTCACGCCCAAGCTCGACGGCCTGGCCGGCCGCGACGACGGGACGGTCTTTGTCACGCGCGGCAATGGCGAGAGCGGCTACGAGGTCAGCTCCGCCTTCGCCAAGGGCATGATTCCCCTTGGCGGACGCGGACGGGGCGTGGGCGAGATGGTCATTCTGCAGAGCTATTTTCAGGAGCACTTGGCCGACGCCTTCGAGCATCCGCGCAATCTGGTGGTCGGCATCGTGTCCTCGGATACGGTCAACGAGTTCGCCAGGAAAGCCCTGGACGACGAAGCCGTGCATTTCGTGCCCTACTCGGAGCTGCCGAGCTGGGAAGGGAGCGGGGCGGAGCTGCTTGCGCGCATGGACGCGCTTACGGACGAGCTTTCGGGCCAGGTGGATTATCCCCTGGACGGCATGGTCGTGGAGGTGGTGAACCCTGACGTGCGCAGCAGCATGGGCGCCACCAGCCACCACTACCGCTGGCAGATCGCGGTCAAGCGCAAGGGCGAGACCGCCCTGACCGTGGTGCGGGAGGTGGTCTGGCAGGTCGGACGCACGGGCAAGGTCACTCCGGTGCTCATGGTCGAGCCCGTGAACGTCTCCGGCGCGACCATCCGCAGGGTCACGGCCCACAACGCCGGGCTGATGGAGAAGAAGGGCCTTGGTCCCGGAGCGCAGATCGAGATCATCCGCAGCGGCGAGGTCATTCCCAAGGTCGAAGCCGTGCTCGTCCCGGCACCGACCACGCTCCCCGAGAACTGTCCGTCCTGCGGCACGGCGCTTGTCCGGGAAAACGATTTTCTCATCTGCGGCAACGAGCACTGTCCCGATCAGGTCGTGCAGACCATCGAGCACTGGTTCAAGACGCTGGGCAACGCCGATTGGTTCGGTCGCAAAACCGTGGAAAAGCTGGTCCGATCCGGGTATGACAGCCTTGAAAAGGTGTACGAACTGGGCGAGGATGAATTTCGGGCCATGGGCTTTGGACCCGTGCAGTCGTCCAATCTGGCCGAGGCAGTGTATCTGAGCCGCACTCGCGAGGTCGAGGAGTGGCGTTTCCTGGCCGCCCTTGGCATCGAGGATCTGGGCAAGGGTGACAGCCGCAAGCTGCTCGGGCAGTTTCGCCTTGAGGATCTGCCGGAAGTCGGCCGCGAGCAGATCGAGGCCATACACGGTTTTGGAGCCATCACCGCACGATCCATCGCCGGGGGGCTGCAACGGGTGGCTCCGACCCTGCGTCATCTGCTGGGGCTGGGTTTCAGGATCATGGCCACCGGAGCGGCCCGCGAGCAGGTCACTGACAGTCCACTGGCGGGCAGGCATGTGGTCTTTACCGGCAAGATGCGCGGTTCGCGCGAGGACATGCAGGAAGAGGCCCGCGCCCAGGGAGCATTGGTGCAGAGCGCGGTCAATTCCAAGACCGATTTTCTCATCTGCGGCGAGAACGTCGGAGCAAGCAAGCTCGCCAAGGCCCGGCAGTTCGGGACGGCCATCCTGCAGGAAGACGAATATCTGCGTCTTATCGGCGCGCAAGGGCAATAAAACACGAGGAGTCTTACATGAGCATTCCAGTCATCATCATGGGCGCCAAGGGGCGGATGGGCTCGACCCTGACCCATTTGGCCATGGAGTCCGACCAGTTTACCGTGAGCGGGGTCGTGGAACGGGCCGAGTACAGCAAGGGGCTGGAAACGCTCGGCTGTCCCGTCATGCACGATCTTGCGGAGCTCCTGCCGTCCTGTCCCGGTGCGACGGTCATCGACTTCACCGCTCCGGAAGTGAGCCTGGACTCGGCCCGCAAGGCCTCGAAGACGGGCAATCCCATCGTCATCGGCACCACCGGACTCTCCGCGGACCAGCAGGCCGAACTGGAAACAATGGCCAGGGACATTCCGATCTTCTGGTCCCCGAACATGTCCATCGGCGTCAACGCCCTGGTGCGCATCCTGCCCATGCTCGAACGCATCCTGGGCGAGGCCTACGACATGGAAATCACCGAGATCCACCATCATCACAAGAAGGACGCCCCCAGCGGCACCGCCGTCAAGCTGGCCCAGGTGCTGGCCGAGTCGCGCGGCTGGAAAATGGACGAGGTCGGCAACTACGGCCGTCAGGGCATCATCGGCGCGCGGCCGGAAAAGGAACTGGGCGTGCACGCCCTGCGCGGTGGTGACGTGGTCGGCGATCACACTGTCTATTTCTTTGGCCCGGGCGAGCGTGTCGAGGTCACCCATCGCGCCCATTCCCGTGAAAATTTCGCGCGTGGCGCACTGCGCGCGGCGGCATGGCTTTCAAGCCGCAAACCCGGCAGGCTCTATTCCATGGGCCAGCTTCTGGGAGAGTAGATGGTAGGCACCTTGCGGCAGGCTCTGGATTTGCTCGGCGGCGTGGTCCTGGGCAAGGATACCCAGCTGCGCCTTTCCCTGGCTTGCCTTCTGGCACGCGGGCATCTCCTGATCGAGGACATCCCCGGCATCGGTAAGACGACCCTGGCCAAGGCCCTGGCCGTGGTGTTGGGGCTTGAATTCAAGCGCGTGCAGTTCACCAACGACCTCCTGCCGGCGGACGTGCTGGGGGTCTCGGTCTTTGACGCAGCCGAGTCCTCCTTCGTATTCCATCCCGGTCCGGTCTTCACCAACGTGCTTCTGGCCGACGAGATCAACCGGGGCACGCCGCGCACCCAGAGCGCGCTTCTGGAGGTCATGGAAGAGCAGCAGGTCAGCCTGGACAACAGCACGCGCCTGCTGCCCCGGCCCTTTTTCGTCCTGGCCACCCAGAATGCCCTGGACCAGGCCGGAACCTATCCGCTGCCGGAGTCGCAGCTGGATCGTTTCCTGTTCCGCATCAGCCTTGGGTATCCGGATCTGGATTCCGAACTGGAGCTTCTTGGGCGCAGTCAGAGCGCAGGCCGTCAGGTGCTGCCCGAGGCGGTCAGCAATGCCGACGAGGTCCTCGATCTGCAGGAGCGCGTCGATCATGTACGCACCAGCGCCGCGCTGCTGCGCTACGTGCGTGATCTTTTGGACTGGACCAGAACTGGCGGGCGGTTCGTCAACGGCCTCTCCCCCCGCGCCGGGCAGGCGCTGGTCCGCGCGTCCCGCGCCTGGGCCTTTCTCGACGGCCGGGATTTCGTGCTGCCCGAGGACGTGCAGGCGGTCTTTCCCAGTCTTGCCGGACACAGATTGCGTTCGGCCGATGGCGCGGGCGTTGACCTGACCGCGATTCTGGCCGCGGTGCCCATCCCCTGAGCGCCGCGCGGGGAGAACAGCATGGTTTTACCACGGTTCATCCGTAATCTGATCCTGGCGCGGCAACGCGCGGATCTGCCCCTGCGTCTGAACCGGCGGCGGATTTACATCCTGCCCACCCGGGCCGGGACGGTCTTTGCCTTTTTTCTTCTGGCCATGCTC
The Desulfomicrobium macestii genome window above contains:
- the aat gene encoding leucyl/phenylalanyl-tRNA--protein transferase, which translates into the protein MTVFALPAQPAFPDPAHADEDGLLAVGGDLAPHRLLMAYAQGIFPWYNENSPILWWSPDPRLVLEPARIHVPKRLDRILRQGRFRFTLDTAFEQVITGCAETPRCGAHGTWIVPEMLAAYCRLHDLGFAHSIEVWSGAALVGGLYGVAMGGVFFGESMFYREPDASKAGLVTLMRALTGAGFVLFDCQQTTAHMLRFGGFEMPRDEFLFRLERALKLRTPCGPWRLRDGALIGRDPE
- the yjgA gene encoding ribosome biogenesis factor YjgA: MTEFEHGNEEDWEGRPSKSQRKRDMVALQKLGESLIELAPEQLGRLDLHEDLVEAIRFFHTLKDKEAKRRQQQFIGTVMRKIDPVPLREALDELDQLRFQQAEAFHQIEIWRDALVDGDGDVMTELVGRFGLDPQQLRQLAKQAAAEKAAGKPAKNGRALFRLLRQSFEREQAED
- a CDS encoding potassium channel family protein; protein product: MNTCSLRTSFLRRFLPRCSAGIRGFTGLYQMVKFRFGTFFPLVLGAGFLLTVFAYGLFIFLVVEGWSLLDSFYQVVMTLSTVGFMELHPLSDRARLMVSFLILMGVGSFAYLVGAFTQVVVEGRLQDLWGKRKVQKIIDSLADHYIICGYGRIGAVVAEELRRENLPVVVIEKDPELLFELERDNYLFLAGDATSDEFLIAAGVERAKGLFACVSQDAENVYITLSSRQFNSELTIIARADRPESVAKLERAGANRVLTPHQIGGKRIAQVMLRPTVTDFMDLATQGHNLQMEEIPVRPGSELVGKNLITSGIRPRFNLMIIAIEKAGGKMTFNPHPEVTIEAGDTLIAVGPPENFSGLQTVCRGTQGDEA
- the dapB gene encoding 4-hydroxy-tetrahydrodipicolinate reductase, yielding MSIPVIIMGAKGRMGSTLTHLAMESDQFTVSGVVERAEYSKGLETLGCPVMHDLAELLPSCPGATVIDFTAPEVSLDSARKASKTGNPIVIGTTGLSADQQAELETMARDIPIFWSPNMSIGVNALVRILPMLERILGEAYDMEITEIHHHHKKDAPSGTAVKLAQVLAESRGWKMDEVGNYGRQGIIGARPEKELGVHALRGGDVVGDHTVYFFGPGERVEVTHRAHSRENFARGALRAAAWLSSRKPGRLYSMGQLLGE
- a CDS encoding BRCT domain-containing protein, giving the protein MSLPLELPSEERRLVERLIEYNDAYRRGVPQVNDAQYDLLVARLRELDPEHPFLHRVEPETFSGKREIRHPVPMLSTDKAYTPEELERFVARVEKEAGEIGVSEVRYRVTPKLDGLAGRDDGTVFVTRGNGESGYEVSSAFAKGMIPLGGRGRGVGEMVILQSYFQEHLADAFEHPRNLVVGIVSSDTVNEFARKALDDEAVHFVPYSELPSWEGSGAELLARMDALTDELSGQVDYPLDGMVVEVVNPDVRSSMGATSHHYRWQIAVKRKGETALTVVREVVWQVGRTGKVTPVLMVEPVNVSGATIRRVTAHNAGLMEKKGLGPGAQIEIIRSGEVIPKVEAVLVPAPTTLPENCPSCGTALVRENDFLICGNEHCPDQVVQTIEHWFKTLGNADWFGRKTVEKLVRSGYDSLEKVYELGEDEFRAMGFGPVQSSNLAEAVYLSRTREVEEWRFLAALGIEDLGKGDSRKLLGQFRLEDLPEVGREQIEAIHGFGAITARSIAGGLQRVAPTLRHLLGLGFRIMATGAAREQVTDSPLAGRHVVFTGKMRGSREDMQEEARAQGALVQSAVNSKTDFLICGENVGASKLAKARQFGTAILQEDEYLRLIGAQGQ
- a CDS encoding AAA family ATPase; its protein translation is MVGTLRQALDLLGGVVLGKDTQLRLSLACLLARGHLLIEDIPGIGKTTLAKALAVVLGLEFKRVQFTNDLLPADVLGVSVFDAAESSFVFHPGPVFTNVLLADEINRGTPRTQSALLEVMEEQQVSLDNSTRLLPRPFFVLATQNALDQAGTYPLPESQLDRFLFRISLGYPDLDSELELLGRSQSAGRQVLPEAVSNADEVLDLQERVDHVRTSAALLRYVRDLLDWTRTGGRFVNGLSPRAGQALVRASRAWAFLDGRDFVLPEDVQAVFPSLAGHRLRSADGAGVDLTAILAAVPIP
- the uvrB gene encoding excinuclease ABC subunit UvrB, producing the protein MSLFQLESEYVPRGDQPAAIDALCSGIRQGVRDQVLLGVTGSGKTFTMGHVIARLDRPALIMAPNKTLAAQLYNEFKGLFPHNAVEYFVSYYDYYQPEAYLPHSDTYIEKDSAINDDIDKLRHAATHALLTRRDVIIIASVSCIYGLGSPEYYAKMVIPVECGQHVAMETIIGRLVDVQYERNDYDLHRGTFRVRGDVLEIIPAYKHEQALRIEFFGDEIDGIYETDPLTGEILSSMSKTVIYPASHYVSDRDNLVRAMVDIREELRQRLEYFQGKNMLVEAQRLEQKTQLDLEMIEELGYCNGIENYSLHLDGRATGQPPATLIDYFPKDFLLFMDESHISVSQVGAMFKGDRSRKQTLVDYGFRLPSALDNRPLNFEEFLERIGTTVFVSATPAPWELERAQGVVVEQIIRPTGLIDPEVEVVPTSGQMDHLMEQCLARIAADERVMVTTLTKRMAEDLTEFLQARGVRARYLHSDIDTLERVAIIQALRAGEFDVLVGINLLREGLDIPEVSLVAMLDADKEGFLRSTRSLIQTFGRAARNVKGKVLLYADSVTRSMAEAMGETQRRRERQTLYNEEHGITPQSIRKTSENTLYDLHREIKEQERAAERTADYDPGPENAAREVARLSREMRKAAEMLEFEEAARLRDRIKTLEKRHGLDGSRATRS
- a CDS encoding phosphodiester glycosidase family protein — encoded protein: MSAFFLRAIFSCLVLCVPAASLFAEEWRVLAPGLELREFLIPDQFGDLAGQQSSMAVLRIDSGNYDVALGSALGTGRMRSMQEWARHSGFVAVINAGMFRADDRMRSTGYMRDANVVINSFIHPNYGAFLAFHPRDPALPALRWVDRKSDADWQETLADYNGIIQNYRLISRERENLWEQSDRRHSGAAIAMDREGRLLFVHCRPRLSLHEFAQALIDLPLDLIGAMYVEGGADAAMYVDVNGFVGRFVGEYRSDFFQGSNKNFWPAPNVLGIRPK